From Cygnus olor isolate bCygOlo1 chromosome 7, bCygOlo1.pri.v2, whole genome shotgun sequence, a single genomic window includes:
- the PANK1 gene encoding pantothenate kinase 1 isoform X3, with product MDIGGTLVKLVYFEPKDITAEEEQEEVENLKSIRKYLTSNTAYGKTGIRDVHLELKNLTMCGRKGNLHFIRFPSCAMHRFIQMGSEKNFSSLHTTLCATGGGAYKFEEDFRTIADLQLHKLDELDCLIQGLLYVDSVGFNGQPECYYFENPTNPEQCQKKPYCLDNPYPMLLVNIGSGVSILAVYSKDNYKRVTGSSLGGGTFLGLCCLLTGCETFEEALEMAAKGDSTNVDKLVKDIYGGDYERFGLQGSAVASSFGHMMSKEKRDSISKEDLARATLVTITNNIGSIARMCALNENIDKVVFVGNFLRINMISMKVLAYAMDYWSKGQLKALFLEHEGYFGAVGALLELLKMTDDQ from the exons ATGGATATCGGTGGAACGTTGGTTAAACTGGTCTACTTCGAACCTAAGGACATTACTGcagaagaggagcaggaggaggtggaaaacCTGAAAAGCATCAGGAAATACCTGACCTCCAATACAGCCTATGGCAAAACTGGCATTCGTGATGTCCATCTTGAACTGAAAAATTTGACTATGTGTGGACGCAAAGGAAACCTGCACTTCATCCGCTTTCCCAGCTGTGCCATGCACAGGTTCATACAGATGGGTAGTGAAAAGAACTTCTCCAGTTTGCATACTACGCTCTGCGCCACGGGAGGTGGAGCTTACAAATTTGAGGAGGACTTTAGAACG ATTGCTGATCTACAACTCCACAAGCTGGATGAATTGGACTGTTTGATCCAGGGCCTGCTTTATGTTGATTCTGTTGGTTTCAATGGCCAACCAGAGtgctattattttgaaaatcctACAAATCCTGAACAATGCCAGAAAAAGCCTTACTGCCTTGATAATCCATATCCTATGCTGCTGGTTAACATAGGCTCAGGGGTCAGCATCCTAGCTGTATACTCAAAGGACAACTATAAGAGAGTCACAGGATCCAG TCTCGGAGGAGGAACTTTCCTGGGCCTCTGCTGCTTGCTGACTGGCTGCGAGACCTTCGAAGAAGCATTAGAAATGGCTGCAAAAGGAGACAGCACCAATGTGGATAAACTGGTGAAAGATATTTACGGCGGAGACTATGAGCGGTTTGGCCTTCAAGGGTCTGCTGTAGCCTCAAG CTTTGGCCATATGATGAGTAAAGAGAAGAGGGATTCCATCAGCAAAGAGGACTTGGCCAGAGCTACTTTGGTTACCATCACCAACAACATAGGTTCTATTGCTCGCATGTGTGCACTGAATGAG AACATTGACAAGGTGGTATTTGTTGGAAACTTTCTCAGAATTAATATGATTTCTATGAAGGTGCTAGCATATGCTATGGATTATTGGTCCAAGGGACAGctgaaagctttgtttttgGAACATGAG GGTTATTTTGGAGCTGTTGGGGCTCTTCTAGAATTGCTTAAAATGACAGATGATCAGTGA
- the PANK1 gene encoding pantothenate kinase 1 isoform X4, which produces MLLVNIGSGVSILAVYSKDNYKRVTGSSLGGGTFLGLCCLLTGCETFEEALEMAAKGDSTNVDKLVKDIYGGDYERFGLQGSAVASSFGHMMSKEKRDSISKEDLARATLVTITNNIGSIARMCALNENIDKVVFVGNFLRINMISMKVLAYAMDYWSKGQLKALFLEHEGYFGAVGALLELLKMTDDQ; this is translated from the exons ATGCTGCTGGTTAACATAGGCTCAGGGGTCAGCATCCTAGCTGTATACTCAAAGGACAACTATAAGAGAGTCACAGGATCCAG TCTCGGAGGAGGAACTTTCCTGGGCCTCTGCTGCTTGCTGACTGGCTGCGAGACCTTCGAAGAAGCATTAGAAATGGCTGCAAAAGGAGACAGCACCAATGTGGATAAACTGGTGAAAGATATTTACGGCGGAGACTATGAGCGGTTTGGCCTTCAAGGGTCTGCTGTAGCCTCAAG CTTTGGCCATATGATGAGTAAAGAGAAGAGGGATTCCATCAGCAAAGAGGACTTGGCCAGAGCTACTTTGGTTACCATCACCAACAACATAGGTTCTATTGCTCGCATGTGTGCACTGAATGAG AACATTGACAAGGTGGTATTTGTTGGAAACTTTCTCAGAATTAATATGATTTCTATGAAGGTGCTAGCATATGCTATGGATTATTGGTCCAAGGGACAGctgaaagctttgtttttgGAACATGAG GGTTATTTTGGAGCTGTTGGGGCTCTTCTAGAATTGCTTAAAATGACAGATGATCAGTGA
- the PANK1 gene encoding pantothenate kinase 1 isoform X2, protein MKLIVHKQRSFPWFGMDIGGTLVKLVYFEPKDITAEEEQEEVENLKSIRKYLTSNTAYGKTGIRDVHLELKNLTMCGRKGNLHFIRFPSCAMHRFIQMGSEKNFSSLHTTLCATGGGAYKFEEDFRTIADLQLHKLDELDCLIQGLLYVDSVGFNGQPECYYFENPTNPEQCQKKPYCLDNPYPMLLVNIGSGVSILAVYSKDNYKRVTGSSLGGGTFLGLCCLLTGCETFEEALEMAAKGDSTNVDKLVKDIYGGDYERFGLQGSAVASSFGHMMSKEKRDSISKEDLARATLVTITNNIGSIARMCALNENIDKVVFVGNFLRINMISMKVLAYAMDYWSKGQLKALFLEHEGYFGAVGALLELLKMTDDQ, encoded by the exons CGTTTCCATGGTTTGGAATGGATATCGGTGGAACGTTGGTTAAACTGGTCTACTTCGAACCTAAGGACATTACTGcagaagaggagcaggaggaggtggaaaacCTGAAAAGCATCAGGAAATACCTGACCTCCAATACAGCCTATGGCAAAACTGGCATTCGTGATGTCCATCTTGAACTGAAAAATTTGACTATGTGTGGACGCAAAGGAAACCTGCACTTCATCCGCTTTCCCAGCTGTGCCATGCACAGGTTCATACAGATGGGTAGTGAAAAGAACTTCTCCAGTTTGCATACTACGCTCTGCGCCACGGGAGGTGGAGCTTACAAATTTGAGGAGGACTTTAGAACG ATTGCTGATCTACAACTCCACAAGCTGGATGAATTGGACTGTTTGATCCAGGGCCTGCTTTATGTTGATTCTGTTGGTTTCAATGGCCAACCAGAGtgctattattttgaaaatcctACAAATCCTGAACAATGCCAGAAAAAGCCTTACTGCCTTGATAATCCATATCCTATGCTGCTGGTTAACATAGGCTCAGGGGTCAGCATCCTAGCTGTATACTCAAAGGACAACTATAAGAGAGTCACAGGATCCAG TCTCGGAGGAGGAACTTTCCTGGGCCTCTGCTGCTTGCTGACTGGCTGCGAGACCTTCGAAGAAGCATTAGAAATGGCTGCAAAAGGAGACAGCACCAATGTGGATAAACTGGTGAAAGATATTTACGGCGGAGACTATGAGCGGTTTGGCCTTCAAGGGTCTGCTGTAGCCTCAAG CTTTGGCCATATGATGAGTAAAGAGAAGAGGGATTCCATCAGCAAAGAGGACTTGGCCAGAGCTACTTTGGTTACCATCACCAACAACATAGGTTCTATTGCTCGCATGTGTGCACTGAATGAG AACATTGACAAGGTGGTATTTGTTGGAAACTTTCTCAGAATTAATATGATTTCTATGAAGGTGCTAGCATATGCTATGGATTATTGGTCCAAGGGACAGctgaaagctttgtttttgGAACATGAG GGTTATTTTGGAGCTGTTGGGGCTCTTCTAGAATTGCTTAAAATGACAGATGATCAGTGA